One part of the Anaeromyxobacter sp. Fw109-5 genome encodes these proteins:
- a CDS encoding valine--tRNA ligase, which translates to MENDNRTELAKGYEHREVEARWYPFWLERGYFHGDEHDRSRPPFSIVLPPPNVTGSLHLGHALTATLQDVLIRWKRMSGFNTLWLPGTDHAGIATQMIVEKELRKTEKLSRHDLGREEFLKRVWAWKERYGSRIGEQHQALGASLDWERERFTMDERSSRAVREVFVRLHEEGLVYREKKLINWCPDCHTALSDLEVEHEEAHAGELWSFAYPLVDPVGGLSEIVVATTRPETMLGDTAVAVHPDDERYRALVGRKVRHPILDRELPIVADAILVDPKFGTGAVKVTPAHDFNDFEVGKRHGLEQITVIGPDGRMTEAAGPLAGRDRFEARPEVKRIIAEQGLDRGTKPHLLPLGRCQRSQTVLEPLLSDQWYVRIEPLARPAIEAVEQGRTRFIPEQWTNTYMAWMRNIHDWCISRQLWWGHQIPAWYCPDGHVTVARETPSACRICASAELRQDEDVLDTWFSSALWPFSTMGWPEDTDTLRTFYPTSVMETGHDIIFFWVARMMMMGIHFMGEVPFRTVYLHPMVRDEKGQKMSKTKGNVIDPLVITEQYGADALRFTLAALTAQGRDIKLAKDRIEGYRAFANKLWNATRFALMNLEGHVHQAVDPTKLAMTPADRWILARTQRAVNDTVTALEGLRFNEAANTVYQFVWGELCDWYIELAKEALYGDDAGKKAAAQATLTHALKTALLLLHPFMPFITEELWHVLRARVRAEGWPDSILAGRYPHVGEVDEEAEAAFGPVIGIVDAIRNIRGEMNVPFKVVLEDVEIGSLAPEAEATVREELGRVHRLANVKDARVLSDGAAPAKRGQSAVAVGAGFEVRVGLAGAVDVAAESTRIDKEIGKLDQDLASVSRKLENPSFVAKAPPEVVEKDRARLVELREKKHKLEAHRAMLSGSEPVSTRRQTMENQNEQKPTTEETTPAPAAAVQEAAGQVQTAVAGAVEKVVATATEIAKAASNAVVSGIEGLRKERKPARRPARKAAAKPARGAKKVAKKAAAKKVPARKAPARKAAARGGKKTAAKRVAKAPVRKTAAKKGARKAAARRGKK; encoded by the coding sequence ATGGAGAACGACAACCGCACCGAGCTCGCGAAGGGCTACGAGCACCGCGAGGTCGAGGCACGCTGGTATCCCTTCTGGCTCGAGCGCGGCTACTTCCACGGCGACGAGCACGACCGCAGCCGGCCGCCGTTCTCGATCGTGCTGCCGCCGCCGAACGTCACCGGGTCGCTGCACCTCGGCCACGCGCTGACCGCGACCCTGCAGGACGTGCTCATCCGCTGGAAGCGCATGAGCGGCTTCAACACCCTCTGGCTCCCCGGCACCGACCACGCCGGCATCGCGACGCAGATGATCGTCGAGAAGGAGCTGAGGAAGACCGAGAAGCTGAGCCGCCACGACCTCGGGCGCGAGGAGTTCCTGAAGCGCGTGTGGGCGTGGAAGGAGCGCTACGGCTCGCGCATCGGAGAGCAGCACCAGGCGCTCGGCGCGTCCCTCGACTGGGAGCGCGAGCGCTTCACCATGGACGAGCGGTCCTCGCGCGCCGTGCGCGAGGTCTTCGTGCGCCTCCACGAGGAGGGGCTCGTCTACCGCGAGAAGAAGCTCATCAACTGGTGCCCCGACTGCCACACCGCGCTCTCCGACCTCGAGGTCGAGCACGAGGAGGCCCACGCGGGCGAGCTCTGGTCCTTCGCCTATCCGCTCGTCGATCCCGTCGGCGGGCTGAGCGAGATCGTGGTGGCGACCACGCGGCCCGAGACGATGCTGGGCGACACCGCCGTCGCGGTCCACCCCGACGACGAGCGCTACCGCGCGCTCGTCGGCCGGAAGGTCCGCCACCCCATCCTCGACCGGGAGCTCCCGATCGTCGCCGACGCGATCCTCGTCGATCCCAAGTTCGGCACGGGCGCGGTGAAGGTCACGCCGGCGCACGACTTCAACGACTTCGAGGTCGGCAAGCGCCACGGGCTCGAGCAGATCACCGTCATCGGCCCCGACGGGCGGATGACCGAGGCGGCCGGACCGCTCGCCGGCAGGGACCGCTTCGAGGCGCGCCCGGAGGTGAAGCGGATCATCGCCGAGCAGGGGCTCGACCGGGGGACGAAGCCGCACCTGCTCCCGCTCGGCCGCTGCCAGCGCTCGCAGACCGTCCTCGAGCCGCTCCTCTCCGACCAGTGGTACGTGAGGATCGAGCCGCTCGCGCGCCCCGCGATCGAGGCGGTGGAGCAGGGCCGGACGCGCTTCATCCCGGAGCAGTGGACGAACACGTACATGGCGTGGATGCGCAACATCCACGACTGGTGCATCAGCCGCCAGCTCTGGTGGGGCCACCAGATCCCGGCCTGGTACTGCCCCGACGGCCACGTCACCGTCGCGCGGGAGACCCCGTCCGCCTGCCGGATCTGCGCGAGCGCCGAGCTGCGCCAGGACGAGGACGTGCTCGACACCTGGTTCTCCTCGGCGCTGTGGCCGTTCTCGACCATGGGCTGGCCCGAGGACACCGACACGCTGCGGACCTTCTACCCGACCTCCGTCATGGAGACGGGCCACGACATCATCTTCTTCTGGGTCGCCCGGATGATGATGATGGGCATCCACTTCATGGGCGAGGTGCCTTTCCGGACGGTGTACCTGCACCCGATGGTGCGGGACGAGAAGGGCCAGAAGATGTCGAAGACGAAGGGGAACGTCATCGACCCCCTCGTCATCACCGAGCAGTACGGCGCCGACGCCCTGCGCTTCACGCTCGCCGCGCTCACCGCGCAGGGCCGCGACATCAAGCTCGCGAAGGACCGCATCGAGGGCTATCGCGCGTTCGCGAACAAGCTCTGGAACGCGACGCGCTTCGCGCTCATGAACCTCGAGGGCCACGTCCACCAGGCGGTCGATCCGACGAAGCTCGCGATGACGCCGGCGGACCGCTGGATCCTCGCGCGCACGCAGCGCGCGGTGAACGACACCGTCACGGCGCTCGAGGGGCTCCGCTTCAACGAGGCGGCGAACACGGTCTACCAGTTCGTGTGGGGCGAGCTCTGCGACTGGTACATCGAGCTCGCGAAGGAGGCGCTCTACGGCGACGACGCCGGCAAGAAGGCCGCGGCGCAGGCGACGCTCACCCACGCGCTCAAGACCGCGCTGCTGCTCCTCCATCCGTTCATGCCGTTCATCACCGAGGAGCTCTGGCACGTGCTCCGCGCGCGCGTGCGCGCCGAGGGGTGGCCGGACTCGATCCTCGCCGGCCGCTACCCGCACGTCGGCGAGGTCGACGAGGAGGCCGAGGCCGCGTTCGGCCCGGTGATCGGCATCGTGGACGCCATCCGCAACATCCGCGGCGAGATGAACGTTCCGTTCAAGGTGGTCCTCGAGGACGTGGAGATCGGCTCGCTCGCGCCGGAGGCCGAGGCGACCGTGCGTGAAGAGCTCGGCCGCGTGCACCGGCTCGCCAACGTGAAGGACGCGCGCGTGCTCTCCGACGGGGCGGCCCCCGCCAAGCGCGGGCAGAGCGCGGTCGCGGTCGGCGCCGGCTTCGAGGTGCGCGTCGGTCTCGCCGGCGCGGTCGACGTCGCGGCGGAGTCGACCAGAATCGACAAGGAAATCGGCAAGTTGGACCAGGATCTCGCGTCCGTCTCGAGGAAGCTGGAGAATCCGAGCTTCGTCGCGAAGGCGCCGCCGGAGGTGGTCGAGAAGGACCGCGCTCGGCTCGTCGAGCTGCGCGAAAAAAAGCACAAGCTCGAGGCGCATCGTGCAATGCTCTCGGGCTCGGAACCGGTTTCCACGAGGAGGCAAACCATGGAGAACCAGAACGAGCAGAAGCCCACGACCGAGGAGACGACGCCGGCGCCGGCGGCGGCGGTGCAGGAGGCCGCGGGCCAGGTGCAGACGGCCGTCGCCGGGGCGGTCGAGAAGGTCGTCGCCACGGCCACCGAGATCGCGAAGGCCGCGTCGAACGCGGTGGTCTCCGGGATCGAGGGGCTCCGCAAGGAGCGCAAGCCGGCGCGGCGTCCGGCGCGCAAGGCGGCGGCGAAGCCCGCGCGCGGCGCGAAGAAGGTGGCGAAGAAGGCCGCCGCCAAGAAGGTGCCCGCCAGGAAGGCTCCCGCGAGGAAGGCGGCGGCGCGCGGCGGCAAGAAGACGGCGGCCAAGCGCGTGGCGAAGGCGCCGGTGCGCAAGACCGCCGCGAAGAAGGGCGCCCGCAAGGCGGCGGCGCGGCGCGGCAAGAAGTAG
- the nadC gene encoding carboxylating nicotinate-nucleotide diphosphorylase: MPRLSAHAERLVELALEEDLLLGDVTSEATIDPAAKGEGKFLVKEELTLAGTAVAVRVFEQLGAACRFDRADGARAARGEVVGVATGSVRALLAAERTALNFLQRLSGVATATRRCADALAAGGGRTRLLDTRKTTPGWRMLEKAAVRAGGGKNHRFALGDGILIKDNHVAACGGVAEAVRRARAEAGAMLKIEVEVVDLAGLEAAIAAAADIVLLDNMDESTMAEAVRLARGRVLLEASGNMTLERLPRVAATGVDFVSMGAITHSARAVDISFELTPSG; this comes from the coding sequence ATGCCCCGGCTCTCGGCCCACGCGGAGCGCCTCGTCGAGCTCGCGCTGGAGGAGGACCTCCTCCTCGGCGACGTGACCAGCGAGGCCACGATCGACCCGGCGGCGAAGGGGGAGGGGAAGTTCCTCGTGAAGGAGGAGCTGACCCTCGCCGGGACCGCCGTCGCCGTCCGGGTCTTCGAGCAGCTCGGCGCGGCGTGCCGGTTCGACCGGGCGGATGGTGCGCGCGCTGCGCGCGGCGAGGTGGTCGGGGTCGCCACCGGGTCCGTGCGCGCCCTCCTCGCCGCCGAGCGGACCGCGCTCAACTTCCTGCAGCGACTCTCCGGGGTGGCGACCGCGACGCGGCGCTGCGCCGACGCCCTCGCCGCGGGCGGCGGGCGGACGCGGCTCCTCGACACGCGCAAGACGACGCCGGGCTGGCGCATGCTCGAGAAGGCGGCGGTGCGCGCCGGCGGCGGCAAGAACCACCGCTTCGCGCTCGGCGACGGCATCCTCATCAAGGACAATCACGTCGCGGCGTGCGGCGGCGTCGCCGAGGCCGTGCGCCGCGCCCGCGCCGAGGCGGGGGCCATGCTCAAGATCGAGGTCGAGGTGGTGGACCTCGCCGGCCTCGAGGCCGCCATCGCCGCCGCGGCCGACATCGTCCTGCTCGACAACATGGACGAATCGACCATGGCGGAGGCGGTGCGGCTCGCGCGCGGGCGCGTCCTGCTCGAGGCGAGCGGGAACATGACCCTGGAGCGGCTCCCCCGGGTGGCCGCCACCGGCGTCGACTTCGTCTCGATGGGCGCCATCACGCACTCGGCGCGGGCGGTGGACATCTCGTTCGAGCTGACGCCCTCGGGGTGA
- a CDS encoding biotin--[acetyl-CoA-carboxylase] ligase, whose product MAETSSSEELVLAFLAEAGDEFVSGEAISGKLGLTRAAVWKHVNALRAAGYRIDALPARGYRLAEVPDRLTALELRPLLDTHDLGRELHCYDELGSTNDRAKELADAGAEHGEVVVAEAQTAGRGRRGREWVSPPRRNLYFSVVLRPDLPPARAAELTLVASIAVCDAARQAGVAAGIKWPNDVLVGGKKLAGILTELAAEPDRVHWVVIGVGVNVNARAEDFPEELRGDATSLLIERRRPVPRALFAAACLTGLEGWLDRHAEEGFGTIRDAWRERSVTLGREVVVRTEGREIAGVAEDIDAQGALLVRGRAGVERILAGDVTLLRPR is encoded by the coding sequence ATGGCGGAGACCTCGAGCAGCGAGGAGCTCGTCCTCGCCTTCCTCGCGGAGGCGGGCGACGAGTTCGTCTCCGGCGAGGCGATCTCCGGCAAGCTCGGGCTCACCCGGGCGGCGGTCTGGAAGCACGTGAACGCGCTGCGCGCCGCCGGGTACCGCATCGACGCGCTGCCCGCGCGCGGCTACCGGCTCGCCGAGGTACCCGACCGGCTCACCGCGCTCGAGCTTCGCCCGCTGCTCGACACCCACGATCTGGGCCGGGAGCTGCACTGCTACGACGAGCTCGGCTCGACCAACGACCGCGCGAAGGAGCTCGCCGACGCGGGCGCGGAGCACGGCGAGGTCGTGGTGGCGGAGGCGCAGACCGCCGGCCGCGGACGCCGCGGGCGCGAGTGGGTGTCGCCCCCCCGGCGCAACCTGTACTTCTCGGTCGTGCTCCGCCCCGACCTCCCGCCCGCGCGCGCGGCCGAGCTGACGCTCGTCGCCTCCATCGCGGTGTGCGACGCGGCGCGTCAGGCCGGGGTGGCCGCCGGCATCAAGTGGCCGAACGACGTGCTCGTCGGCGGGAAGAAGCTCGCAGGGATCCTCACCGAGCTCGCGGCCGAGCCGGACCGGGTGCACTGGGTGGTGATCGGCGTCGGCGTGAACGTGAACGCGCGCGCAGAGGACTTCCCGGAGGAGCTCCGCGGCGACGCCACGAGCCTCCTCATCGAGCGGCGCCGCCCCGTACCCCGCGCGCTCTTCGCGGCCGCCTGCCTGACCGGGCTCGAGGGCTGGCTCGACCGTCACGCGGAGGAGGGATTCGGCACCATCCGCGACGCCTGGCGCGAGCGGTCCGTGACCCTCGGGCGCGAGGTGGTGGTGCGGACGGAGGGGCGCGAGATCGCGGGCGTCGCGGAGGACATCGACGCCCAGGGGGCGCTCCTCGTGCGCGGCCGCGCCGGCGTGGAGCGGATCCTGGCAGGGGACGTCACCCTGCTCCGCCCGCGATAG
- a CDS encoding type III pantothenate kinase, with protein MLLAIDVGNTNTVLGAYEGPSLRQHWRIETSHTRTYDEYGILVRQLFQVAGLDPAAVTAVAVSSVVPPLAFTLEQMSLRYFKVKPLFVGPGVKTGMSILYENPREVGADRVVNAVAAFERWRCGLIVVDFGTATTFDAVSPKGEYLGGAICPGIAISMDALFRHASKLPRVEFQRPPHVIGKNTVASIQSGLVYGYVGLVDGICARMADELGFAPKVVATGGLAALIAGVSKTVSEVDEHLTLDGLRLLHERNR; from the coding sequence GTGCTGCTCGCCATCGACGTCGGCAACACCAACACCGTGCTCGGCGCCTACGAGGGCCCGTCGCTCCGCCAGCACTGGCGGATCGAGACGAGCCACACGCGGACCTACGACGAGTACGGCATCCTCGTCCGCCAGCTGTTCCAGGTCGCCGGCCTCGACCCCGCCGCGGTGACCGCGGTCGCCGTCTCGAGCGTCGTCCCGCCCCTCGCCTTCACCCTGGAGCAGATGTCGCTCCGCTACTTCAAGGTGAAGCCGCTCTTCGTCGGCCCGGGCGTGAAGACCGGGATGTCGATCCTCTACGAGAACCCCCGCGAGGTCGGCGCGGACCGGGTGGTGAACGCGGTCGCGGCCTTCGAGCGCTGGCGGTGCGGCCTCATCGTGGTGGACTTCGGGACCGCCACCACCTTCGACGCGGTCTCGCCGAAGGGCGAGTACCTGGGCGGCGCGATCTGCCCGGGCATCGCCATCTCGATGGACGCGCTGTTCCGCCACGCCTCCAAGCTCCCGCGGGTGGAGTTCCAGAGGCCGCCGCACGTGATCGGCAAGAACACCGTGGCGTCGATCCAGAGCGGGCTCGTGTACGGCTACGTCGGCCTCGTGGACGGCATCTGCGCGCGCATGGCGGACGAGCTGGGCTTCGCGCCCAAGGTGGTCGCCACGGGCGGGCTCGCCGCGCTCATCGCCGGGGTGTCGAAGACCGTCTCCGAGGTGGACGAGCACCTCACCCTGGACGGGCTCCGCCTGCTCCACGAGCGAAACCGGTGA
- a CDS encoding tetratricopeptide repeat protein: MSEASPAPSAPLPPGDPDLDEGLSAFAARDPEAAHAAFGRAYRRDSRSPRAMSWYGVTLVLVERNSNLGVALCDQAVRAAGPDPELLLNLARVHLALNQRERSVRAISRGLELWPRDARLLAARDALGTRSAPVLPFLSRSNPLNRTLGKLRHRWRQRRAPAYELSPLALGLPGDAPGP; this comes from the coding sequence GTGAGCGAGGCCTCCCCCGCGCCGTCCGCGCCTCTGCCCCCGGGCGATCCGGACCTCGACGAGGGGCTCTCCGCCTTCGCCGCCCGCGATCCGGAGGCCGCGCACGCCGCCTTCGGGCGGGCGTACCGCCGCGACTCGCGCTCGCCGCGGGCGATGTCCTGGTACGGCGTCACCCTGGTGCTCGTCGAGCGGAACTCGAACCTCGGCGTCGCCCTCTGCGACCAGGCCGTCCGCGCGGCGGGCCCGGACCCCGAGCTCCTGCTCAACCTGGCGCGGGTGCACCTCGCCTTGAATCAGCGCGAGCGCTCGGTGCGCGCCATCTCCCGCGGCCTCGAGCTGTGGCCGCGCGACGCGCGGCTGCTCGCGGCGCGCGACGCGCTCGGCACCCGCAGCGCGCCCGTCCTGCCGTTCCTCTCGCGCTCCAACCCGCTCAACCGGACGCTCGGCAAGCTGCGCCACCGCTGGCGCCAGCGCCGCGCGCCGGCGTACGAGCTCTCCCCCCTCGCGCTCGGCCTCCCCGGCGACGCGCCGGGGCCCTAG
- the murJ gene encoding murein biosynthesis integral membrane protein MurJ: MKPPTQAPPGAPPAAPAAAPVRVGRALWLSGATMISRVLGLARDQLFAILIGANRYSDAFVVAFRIPNLLRDLFAEGALSSAFVPAFADAHRNRGRDAAYRLANAVVGVVLVAVGVLTALGVVFADGLVAAIAPGLESPGLAALLARIMMPFLLLVSLAAVAMGMLNAQSRFGAPAIAPALFNVGSLAVGLGLWASGWPPERAVVGWAVGTMVGGVLQLGAQLPALHALGFRARPVLSREALRDPGMRRIGRLMGAAVVGLSATQVNILVNTIFASHQVGANTWLQMAFRLMQLPLGVFGVAIATVAGAGVAQRAAARDMPAVKATLGAAMRHVAFLNVPSAVGLAVLAGPIISMIYEHGRFGPEDTAATAQALVFYAVGLYAYSGVKVFAPAFYALDEARVPVVGSVLGMASNVALNVTLWPVLGFRGVALGTSLAAGVNFLVLALVWRRRHGGLGGAGIVAQLGRVMAATVVLGFAAWAALRGLQRVLPHDGGLARQLALGLLPVLAGGLAYLAAARALGISELTELLGAVRRRRARRS, encoded by the coding sequence ATGAAGCCGCCGACGCAGGCGCCCCCGGGCGCACCCCCGGCCGCGCCCGCAGCTGCGCCCGTGCGGGTGGGGCGCGCGCTCTGGCTGTCGGGCGCGACCATGATCTCGCGCGTCCTCGGGCTGGCGCGCGATCAGCTCTTCGCCATCCTCATCGGCGCGAATCGGTACTCGGACGCCTTCGTGGTGGCCTTCCGGATCCCCAACCTCCTGCGCGATCTCTTCGCGGAGGGGGCGCTCTCCTCGGCGTTCGTCCCCGCGTTCGCCGACGCCCACCGCAACCGCGGCCGCGACGCCGCGTACCGGCTCGCCAACGCGGTGGTCGGGGTGGTGCTCGTGGCGGTGGGCGTCCTCACCGCGCTGGGCGTCGTCTTCGCGGACGGGCTCGTGGCGGCGATCGCGCCGGGGCTCGAGTCGCCCGGCCTCGCCGCGCTGCTCGCGCGCATCATGATGCCGTTCCTGCTCCTCGTGTCGCTCGCCGCGGTCGCGATGGGGATGCTGAACGCGCAGAGCCGCTTCGGCGCCCCGGCCATCGCGCCCGCGCTGTTCAACGTGGGCTCGCTCGCGGTGGGCCTCGGGCTGTGGGCGTCGGGCTGGCCGCCCGAGCGCGCGGTGGTGGGCTGGGCGGTGGGGACGATGGTGGGCGGGGTCCTGCAGCTCGGCGCGCAGCTCCCCGCGCTGCACGCGCTCGGCTTCCGGGCGCGGCCGGTCCTCTCCCGCGAGGCGCTCCGTGACCCGGGCATGCGGCGCATCGGCAGGCTCATGGGCGCCGCCGTCGTGGGGCTCTCGGCGACGCAGGTGAACATCCTCGTGAACACCATCTTCGCCTCGCACCAGGTGGGCGCGAACACCTGGCTGCAGATGGCGTTCCGGCTCATGCAGCTGCCGCTCGGCGTCTTCGGGGTGGCCATCGCCACGGTCGCGGGGGCGGGGGTCGCGCAGCGCGCCGCCGCGCGGGACATGCCGGCGGTGAAGGCGACGCTCGGGGCGGCGATGCGGCACGTGGCGTTCCTGAACGTGCCCTCGGCGGTGGGGCTCGCGGTGCTCGCCGGGCCCATCATCTCGATGATCTACGAGCACGGCCGCTTCGGGCCGGAGGACACCGCCGCCACCGCGCAGGCGCTGGTCTTCTACGCCGTCGGCCTCTACGCCTACTCGGGGGTGAAGGTGTTCGCCCCCGCCTTCTACGCGCTCGACGAGGCGCGCGTGCCGGTCGTCGGCAGCGTGCTCGGCATGGCCTCCAACGTGGCGCTCAACGTGACGCTCTGGCCCGTGCTGGGGTTCCGCGGCGTCGCGCTCGGCACGTCGCTCGCCGCCGGCGTGAACTTCCTCGTCCTCGCGCTGGTCTGGAGGCGGCGCCACGGCGGGCTCGGCGGCGCCGGCATCGTGGCGCAGCTCGGGCGCGTGATGGCGGCGACGGTCGTGCTCGGGTTCGCCGCCTGGGCGGCCCTGCGGGGGCTCCAGCGCGTGCTCCCCCACGACGGCGGCCTGGCCCGCCAGCTCGCCCTCGGGCTCCTCCCGGTCCTGGCGGGCGGCCTCGCCTACCTGGCCGCCGCGCGAGCGCTGGGCATCTCCGAGCTGACCGAGCTGCTCGGCGCCGTTCGACGGCGGCGCGCCCGCCGATCCTGA
- a CDS encoding STAS domain-containing protein produces MMDVTRGARGELVIRIAGTFDGMAASRLAGWLGEISSDDELVVDFSQVRDCHDLGLAAVACDLAQRGPHLQLRGLTRHQQRMLRYFGLDLEPGELQGEEEALG; encoded by the coding sequence ATGATGGACGTGACGCGCGGCGCACGTGGCGAGCTGGTCATCCGCATCGCCGGAACGTTCGATGGGATGGCCGCGTCCCGCCTCGCCGGCTGGCTCGGCGAGATCTCCAGCGACGACGAGCTCGTCGTCGACTTCTCGCAGGTCCGCGACTGCCACGACCTCGGCCTCGCGGCCGTGGCGTGCGACCTCGCCCAGCGCGGTCCACACCTCCAGCTGCGCGGGCTCACGCGGCACCAGCAGCGGATGCTCCGCTACTTCGGGCTCGACCTCGAGCCCGGCGAGCTCCAGGGAGAGGAAGAGGCGCTCGGGTGA
- a CDS encoding response regulator transcription factor yields MPTKILLIENDAALASALTQALESRGFEVRDTADGKDGLDLAREWSPQGIVLCVELPGMSGYLVCQRLKKDESLKAIPLVLTSAEATEETFEKHRALKVRADEYLFKPYGPQALVDAVERVVGLAEPPVDDEIPRPDDDDLGEEELVSLEDSMGLEALPTEPVEDLPALDLSALPDDEPIAGGRGAAGSVDDELRLLDDAFEELAAPSAAAAADEDDLELELGLGLDAQEDSEPLGLDDLAAERDEEDRPDAELALDALGDEGAGLPLPEEEDRAPEPAPPARGPLRGASADLLRAAGIPLLDDDPPRQARASANGDTARLERELEDVRARADESEVALAGARGELEGLAARARRAEVDAAEARRRAEDAERRASLAEAEARKKADEAAGAVARAAQLEQELEGLRADLLVAREEAAGAHGEVEKRTGELRKRVQELEAANAKNEDRVLRAYQKIKGDEKVREKVRKALAIAAQLLDEEAPQDTLGAREPRAATPPPRP; encoded by the coding sequence ATGCCCACGAAGATCCTCCTCATCGAGAACGACGCCGCCCTCGCGTCGGCGCTCACCCAGGCGCTCGAGTCGCGAGGCTTCGAGGTCCGCGACACCGCCGACGGGAAGGACGGGCTCGACCTCGCGCGCGAGTGGAGCCCGCAGGGCATCGTCCTCTGCGTCGAGCTGCCGGGCATGAGCGGCTACCTCGTCTGCCAGCGGCTCAAGAAGGACGAGTCGCTGAAGGCCATCCCGCTCGTCCTGACCAGCGCCGAGGCGACCGAGGAGACGTTCGAGAAGCACCGGGCGCTGAAGGTCCGCGCGGACGAGTACCTCTTCAAGCCCTACGGGCCGCAGGCGCTCGTGGACGCCGTGGAGCGCGTCGTCGGGCTGGCCGAGCCGCCCGTCGACGACGAGATCCCCCGCCCCGACGACGACGACCTCGGGGAGGAAGAGCTCGTCAGCCTCGAGGACTCGATGGGGCTCGAGGCGCTCCCGACCGAGCCGGTCGAGGACCTGCCTGCGCTCGACCTGTCGGCGCTCCCCGACGACGAGCCGATCGCGGGCGGGCGAGGGGCGGCCGGCAGCGTGGACGACGAGCTGCGCCTGCTCGACGACGCCTTCGAGGAGCTCGCCGCTCCGTCCGCCGCCGCGGCCGCCGACGAGGACGACCTGGAGCTCGAGCTCGGGCTGGGGCTCGACGCGCAGGAGGACTCGGAGCCGCTCGGCCTGGACGATCTGGCCGCCGAGCGGGACGAGGAGGATCGGCCCGACGCCGAGCTCGCGCTCGACGCGCTCGGCGACGAGGGGGCCGGGCTGCCGCTCCCGGAGGAAGAGGACCGCGCGCCCGAGCCGGCGCCGCCGGCCCGCGGCCCGCTGCGCGGTGCGAGCGCCGACCTGCTCCGCGCGGCGGGCATCCCGCTGCTCGACGACGACCCGCCGAGGCAGGCGAGGGCGAGCGCGAACGGCGACACGGCGCGCCTCGAGCGGGAGCTCGAGGACGTTCGCGCGCGCGCGGACGAGTCCGAGGTGGCGCTCGCCGGCGCGCGCGGCGAGCTCGAAGGGCTCGCGGCGCGGGCGCGCCGGGCCGAGGTGGACGCCGCCGAGGCGCGCCGCCGCGCAGAGGACGCGGAGCGGCGGGCGAGCCTCGCCGAGGCCGAGGCGCGGAAGAAGGCCGACGAGGCGGCAGGCGCGGTCGCTCGCGCGGCGCAGCTCGAGCAGGAGCTCGAGGGGCTCCGCGCGGATCTGCTCGTCGCGCGCGAGGAGGCCGCGGGCGCGCACGGCGAGGTGGAGAAGCGCACCGGCGAGCTGCGCAAGCGCGTCCAGGAGCTCGAGGCGGCGAACGCCAAGAACGAGGACCGCGTGCTGCGCGCCTACCAGAAGATCAAGGGCGACGAGAAGGTGCGCGAGAAGGTGCGAAAGGCGCTCGCCATCGCCGCGCAGCTCCTCGACGAGGAGGCGCCGCAGGACACGCTCGGCGCGCGCGAGCCGAGGGCGGCGACGCCGCCGCCGCGCCCCTGA
- a CDS encoding anti-sigma factor — protein MAIEPTLIAALECSDVERSVDPYLDREFDERERAEMDVHLTACPRCRSMVERQARVRAAVRAKLREALGSDSPAGRAPPALRARIEESLARRRLPLWRRALSPVPLATLAACVAGVLLVLWLDPLGHGDSPLVEDAIRKHHRELPLEVTFTDPESGIPGWFAGKLDFNPAPPRFRTAGVQVLGARLSHIGAWPAAYIRYQLPRGQAGLFIVDDPDGRFDTSGREVKIGSHKVRIAAARGYNVAVWRQDEIVYSLVSDLDEGQLFELVQTAQADAAR, from the coding sequence ATGGCGATCGAACCCACGCTCATCGCGGCCCTCGAATGCAGCGACGTCGAGCGCTCGGTCGATCCGTACCTCGACCGCGAGTTCGACGAGCGCGAGCGGGCCGAGATGGACGTCCACCTCACCGCGTGCCCGCGCTGCCGGTCGATGGTGGAGCGGCAGGCGCGCGTCCGCGCCGCCGTCCGCGCGAAGCTCCGCGAGGCGCTCGGCAGCGACTCGCCCGCCGGACGTGCCCCGCCCGCCCTGCGCGCCCGCATCGAGGAGTCCCTCGCGCGGAGACGCCTCCCGCTCTGGCGCCGGGCCCTCTCGCCCGTTCCCCTCGCCACCCTCGCGGCCTGCGTCGCGGGCGTGCTGCTCGTGCTCTGGCTCGACCCGCTCGGCCACGGCGACAGCCCGCTCGTCGAGGACGCCATCCGCAAGCACCACCGCGAGCTCCCGCTCGAGGTGACCTTCACGGATCCGGAGAGCGGCATCCCCGGCTGGTTCGCCGGGAAGCTCGACTTCAACCCCGCGCCGCCCCGCTTCCGCACCGCAGGCGTGCAGGTGCTCGGCGCGCGCCTCTCGCACATCGGCGCGTGGCCGGCGGCGTACATCCGGTACCAGCTCCCGCGCGGCCAGGCCGGCCTGTTCATCGTGGACGACCCCGACGGCCGCTTCGACACGTCCGGGCGCGAGGTGAAGATCGGCTCGCACAAGGTCCGGATCGCGGCCGCCCGCGGATACAACGTGGCGGTCTGGCGCCAGGACGAGATCGTCTACTCCCTCGTCTCCGATCTCGACGAGGGCCAGCTCTTCGAGCTCGTGCAGACGGCCCAGGCCGACGCGGCCCGGTAG